A single Lactuca sativa cultivar Salinas chromosome 8, Lsat_Salinas_v11, whole genome shotgun sequence DNA region contains:
- the LOC111894810 gene encoding uncharacterized protein LOC111894810: MEKGSEKSGSSESKSMENVAYLGTFLTLPMETTVGEGGFENKTRVAFSDKQTGSYGRATATEKVSAGDFQWKNGKSGTRNEYKETSTVRIGDKSGYTEVYNEQRVRNVSFNNNNDSKNVIAYDHGYGGNYGGHGYDSDSDNGDGVEYGGYVYYSDSDSDY; the protein is encoded by the coding sequence ATGGAGAAAGGATCTGAAAAATCCGGCTCATCTGAGTCAAAATCGATGGAGAACGTCGCTTACCTCGGAACCTTCCTCACTTTACCAATGGAAACAACCGTCGGCGAAGGTGGTTTCGAGAACAAAACCCGAGTAGCTTTCAGTGACAAGCAGACGGGTTCCTACGGACGTGCAACGGCGACGGAGAAAGTCTCCGCCGGAGACTTTCAGTGGAAGAACGGAAAAAGTGGAACAAGGAATGAATACAAGGAAACTTCTACTGTCAGAATCGGAGACAAGAGTGGGTACACAGAGGTCTACAACGAGCAGAGGGTTCGCAATGTGAGTTTCAACAACAACAATGACAGCAAGAACGTCATAGCATACGACCATGGCTATGGTGGTAACTATGGTGGGCATGGGTATGATTCTGATTCTGACAATGGCGATGGTGTTGAGTATGGTGGGTATGTGTATTATTCCGATTCTGATTCTGATTATTAG